One genomic window of Pseudopipra pipra isolate bDixPip1 chromosome 17, bDixPip1.hap1, whole genome shotgun sequence includes the following:
- the CEBPB gene encoding CCAAT/enhancer-binding protein beta encodes MQRLVAWDAACLPIQPPAFKSMEVANFYYEADCLAALNKLHPRAAGGRSMTELTVGDHERAIDFSPYLEPLASQPPPPAAAAGGNFEPPCSSGAGQDFLSDLFAEDYKGSGGSKKPDYTYISLARHSHPCASQSHKPGGLPGCFPPQIVETKVEPVFETLDSCKGPRKEEGGAGPGPGGMSSPYGSTVRSYLGYQSVPSGSSGNLSTSSSSSPPGTPNPSESSKSAAAGGGYSAAPAGKNKPKKCVDKHSDEYKLRRERNNIAVRKSRDKAKMRNLETQHKVLELTAENERLQKKVEQLSRELSTLRNLFKQLPEPLLASSPRC; translated from the coding sequence ATGCAACGCCTGGTGGCCTGGGACGCAGCATGCCTCCCCATCCAGCCGCCCGCCTTTAAATCCATGGAAGTGGCTAATTTCTATTACGAGGCGGactgtctggctgctctcaaCAAGCTGCACCCGCGGGCGGCCGGGGGCCGCTCCATGACCGAGCTCACCGTCGGGGACCACGAGCGAGCCATCGACTTCAGCCCGTACCTGGAGCCCTTGGCATCGCAGCCGCCGCCTCCCGCGGCAGCAGCAGGGGGCAACTTTGAGCCTCCGTGCAGCAGCGGCGCCGGCCAAGATTTCCTTTCCGATCTCTTCGCCGAGGACTATAAAGGCAGCGGCGGCAGCAAGAAGCCCGACTACACCTACATCAGCCTCGCCCGGCACAGCCACCCCTGCGCCAGCCAGAGCCACAAGCCGGGGGGGCTGCCGGGCTGCTTCCCGCCCCAGATCGTGGAAACCAAAGTGGAGCCGGTCTTCGAGACCCTGGACTCTTGCAAAGGGCCCCGTAAGGAAGAAGGGGGCGCCGGGCCGGGACCGGGGGGAATGTCCTCGCCCTACGGCAGCACCGTGCGCTCCTACCTGGGTTACCAGTCGGTGCCGAGCGGCAGCAGCGGGAACCTCTCCACCTcgtcctcctccagcccccccggcacccccaaCCCCTCCGAGTCCTCCAAATCCGCCGCTGCCGGCGGAGGCTACTCCGCCGCCCCGGCGGGCAAGAACAAGCCCAAGAAGTGCGTGGACAAGCACAGCGACGAGTACAAGCTCCGCCGGGAGAGGAACAACATCGCGGTGCGCAAGAGCCGCGACAAAGCCAAAATGCGCAACCTGGAGACGCAGCACAAAGTCTTGGAACTGACGGCCGAGAACGAGCGGCTGCAGAAGAAGGTGGAGCAGCTCTCCCGGGAGCTGAGCACCCTCAGGAACTTGTTCAAACAGCTGCCCGAGCCACTGCTCGCCTCCTCGCCTCGCTGCTGA